In Crassostrea angulata isolate pt1a10 chromosome 6, ASM2561291v2, whole genome shotgun sequence, a genomic segment contains:
- the LOC128190226 gene encoding uncharacterized protein LOC128190226, translated as MAAPMKTCGFCKKNIRDKSYRSLASNISQDHYGNIFKILGIAMTGVLCNQCVNKLNRIRKLNGDIETKVVSLTEERDKLLATLKAMPGIVQQCVSTPRRGEKRPLVKQTPTPRSRLKKSLFSTPTRKCSPAPKVTPEKRVVTQVTRSTQTKQPREDFDVKITVKYPHGERSKYVNTEPEKSALKAMMNSKKPEAIMKHYRKNDKYKDAIVNVVKKEIQKEINVLVRRNGNVFQNQSSENLLKFNWTAVSHEFQAKAPYLHNILCGAATLDLRTKKKLPGVITSAAILLYTRSQGLNQLQYILGLIADKCGMTKEGLKILHDLGVVVSPTSIMKKKKQLVKQQEKQIMETVSTYVNHKQEFTRNASGLSPTAGLESDTEVTSLAACGDSETQGLPCHAAVVESEADKTQYHTGRTESSAENNLLFSAACEINDKSDTGDHLVQNIISKPKPIEILGDNLDVTISPAKMTMEKQRKSLHWFLVMAKQKRITAEDLNLPSDMLRERNDVLRVPTNSWIPSMVQTDSLCKNIVFHVSHILLKYIEFLKPASVSFPTYIAHPYMEKTKEKSIFLNCDLIEASENSSQGMITILQRIHHLAVPHVDNETPERIVFGGDVLTNERAFSAQEAMQNVPSEFESLSGLIHRPEGLHREMNFLLVY; from the exons ggGAATAGCTATGACTGGCGTTCTTTGCAATCAGTGTGTGAATAAACTGAACAGAATAAGGAAATTAAATGGGGACATTGAGACGAAAGTTGTGTCGTTAACAGAAGAACGCGACAAACTTTTAGCGACACTCAAAGCAATGCCAGGCATTGTTCAACAGTGTGTAAGTACGCCTAGAAGAGGGGAAAAAAGACCGTTAGTTAAACAAACGCCGACACCAAGGTCAAGGCTCAAGAAAAGTTTATTTTCCACACCAACCCGTAAATGTAGTCCTGCACCTAAAGTCACACCAGAGAAAAGGGTTGTAACTCAAGTCACAAGGTCAACGCAGACAAAACAACCACGAGAAGATTTTGATGTTAAG atCACAGTCAAGTACCCACATGGTGAACGCTCTAAGTATGTTAACACTGAACCTGAAAAATCAGCCTTGAAAGCTATGATGAACAGCAAGAAACCTGAAGCAATTATGAAACATTACaggaaaaatgataaatacaagGATGCTATTGTGAATGTTGTGAAAAAAGAGATTCAGAAAGAAATTAATGTTCTTGTTAGAAGAAATGGAAATGTCTTCCAAAATCAAAGTTCAGAAAACCTTCTTAAATTTAATTGGACAGCTGTTTCTCATGAATTTCAAGCCAAAGCTCCTTACTTGCATAATATTCTATGTGGTGCGGCTACCCTGGATTTGAGAACCAAGAAAAAGTTGCCTGGTGTGATAACCTCTGCAGCTATATTACTTTACACAAGATCCCAAGGACTTAATCAGCTGCAGTATATCTTAGGACTTATCGCAGACAAATGTGGAATGACCAAAGAG GGTTTGAAAATACTTCATGATCTTGGTGTAGTTGTGTCGCCTACAAgcataatgaaaaagaaaaaacaacttGTGAAACAGCAAGAAAAACAGATTATGGAAACAGTTTCAACATATGTAAATCACAAACAAGAGTTCACAAGGAATGCTTCAGGACTGTCTCCTACTGCAGGGCTTGAAAGTGATACAGAAGTAACTTCGCTTGCTGCTTGTGGAGACAGTGAGACACAAGGCTTACCGTGCCATGCTGCTGTTGTTGAAAGTGAAGCAGACAAAACACAGTACCATACTGGTAGAACTGAAAGTAGTGCAGAAAACAATTTGCTTTTTTCTGCTGCATgtgaaattaatgataaatcTGATACAGGAGATCATTtagttcagaacattatttcaAAACCAAAGCCAATAGAAATTCTTGGGGATAATTTGGACGTCACGATCAGTCCAGCAAAGATGACCATGGAGAAACAGCGTAAGAGCTTACACTGGTTCCTAGTCATGGCCAAGCAAAAACGAATTACAGCAGAGGACTTGAATTTACCGTCAGATATGTTGAGAGAAAGAAATGATGTTTTACGTGTACCAACAAATAGTTGGATACCATCGATGGTACAGACTGACAGCCTTTGTAAAAACATTGTTTTCCATGTATCTCACATCCTGCTGAAGtatattgaatttttgaaacctgCAAGTGTAAGCTTTCCAACTTATATTGCACATCCATACATGGAGAAGACAAAGGAGAAGTCTATTTTTCTCAATTGTGACCTAATTGAAGCCAGTGAGAATTCTTCTCAAG GCATGATTACTATACTTCAAAGAATCCATCACCTAGCAGTTCCACATGTAGACAATGAAACGCCAGAAAGAATTGTGTTCGGTGGAGACGTTCTGACGAATGAGAGAGCTTTTTCTGCGCAGGAGGCCATGCAGAATGTCCCATCTGAATTTGAGAGCCTTAGTGGATTAATTCACAGGCCAGAGGGATTGCACAGGGAAATGAACTTTCTTTTGGTATACTGA